From Verrucomicrobiia bacterium, the proteins below share one genomic window:
- the panB gene encoding 3-methyl-2-oxobutanoate hydroxymethyltransferase yields the protein MPSVKITAPAILAMKGRQEKIPALTAYDFPMTRLLDEVGVPLILVGDSVGMVVLGYSDTTLVTMAEMEHHVRAAARAKPSALLVADLPYHTYQNVNDALENARRLVAAGAEAVKAEGGRSIIPQVRAIIEAGIPFLGHLGMLPQSVREEGGYHVKGRDETEHQALLADAQALAEAGAFAVVLELVTPPVAAELTKKISIPTIGIGSGPDCDGQILVTPDLLGTFPWFTPKFVKPKLNAAEQMRKVIVEWRKSI from the coding sequence ATGCCCTCCGTAAAAATCACCGCCCCCGCCATCCTTGCGATGAAAGGGCGCCAGGAAAAAATCCCCGCGCTCACCGCCTACGATTTTCCCATGACCCGCCTGCTTGATGAAGTCGGCGTGCCGCTCATCCTCGTCGGCGATTCCGTCGGCATGGTCGTGCTCGGCTACAGCGATACCACTCTCGTCACCATGGCCGAGATGGAACACCACGTCCGCGCCGCCGCGCGCGCCAAACCCAGCGCCCTCCTCGTCGCCGACCTGCCCTATCACACTTATCAAAATGTGAACGACGCCTTGGAAAACGCCCGCCGCCTCGTCGCCGCTGGTGCCGAAGCCGTCAAAGCCGAAGGCGGCCGCTCCATCATCCCGCAAGTCCGCGCGATCATCGAAGCCGGCATTCCCTTTCTCGGCCACCTCGGCATGCTCCCCCAAAGCGTCCGTGAAGAAGGCGGCTACCACGTCAAAGGCCGGGACGAAACCGAACACCAGGCCCTCCTCGCCGATGCCCAGGCCCTCGCCGAAGCCGGCGCCTTCGCCGTCGTTCTCGAACTCGTCACCCCGCCCGTCGCCGCCGAACTCACCAAAAAAATTTCCATCCCCACCATCGGCATCGGCTCCGGCCCCGATTGCGACGGCCAAATCCTCGTCACCCCCGACCTGCTCGGCACCTTTCCCTGGTTCACCCCCAAATTCGTGAAACCCAAACTCAACGCCGCCGAGCAAATGCGCAAAGTCATCGTCGAATGGCGCAAATCCATCTAA
- the moaC gene encoding cyclic pyranopterin monophosphate synthase MoaC, protein MKPLTHLTPRGEARMVDVSTKPIVLRHAIATGEIRLQPATLKQIQSHAIAKGNVLATARLAGILAAKKTGELIPLCHPLPINHCEVDFEFPKSNDRILITASAKIAAQTGVEMEALTAVSIAALTIYDMCKAVDKKMRITNIRLLSKTKTPLQP, encoded by the coding sequence ATGAAACCCCTCACCCACCTCACCCCTCGTGGCGAAGCCCGCATGGTTGACGTTTCCACCAAACCCATCGTCCTCCGCCACGCCATCGCCACCGGCGAAATCCGTCTGCAACCCGCGACCCTCAAGCAAATCCAATCACACGCCATCGCCAAGGGAAATGTCCTCGCCACCGCGCGCCTCGCCGGGATTCTCGCCGCCAAAAAAACCGGCGAACTCATCCCCCTCTGCCACCCGCTGCCGATCAACCATTGCGAAGTGGATTTTGAATTTCCCAAAAGCAACGACCGCATCCTCATCACCGCGAGCGCAAAAATCGCCGCCCAAACCGGCGTCGAGATGGAAGCCCTCACCGCCGTCAGCATTGCCGCTTTGACCATCTACGATATGTGCAAAGCCGTGGACAAAAAAATGCGCATCACCAACATCCGTCTCCTCTCCAAAACCAAAACCCCGCTTCAGCCTTAA
- a CDS encoding antibiotic biosynthesis monooxygenase, with protein MTTNDTCCTIVPYFKVKAGQLPAFKNLCERFVEKSQTEAGCLYYGFSFDGEVVHCREGYVNAEAALAHLKNVGTLLEESGALADITRLEIHGPEGELAKLRGPLSALKVQYFTLEVGFRR; from the coding sequence ATGACTACGAATGATACGTGTTGCACGATTGTGCCTTATTTCAAGGTGAAGGCGGGGCAGCTTCCGGCGTTTAAAAATTTATGCGAACGGTTTGTGGAGAAGTCGCAAACGGAAGCGGGGTGTCTTTATTATGGGTTTTCTTTTGACGGGGAGGTTGTGCATTGCCGCGAAGGTTATGTGAATGCGGAGGCGGCGCTGGCGCATTTAAAAAATGTGGGGACGTTGCTGGAGGAATCGGGCGCGCTCGCGGATATCACGCGGCTGGAGATTCACGGGCCGGAGGGGGAATTGGCGAAGTTGCGTGGGCCGTTGAGTGCGCTGAAGGTGCAATATTTTACGCTCGAAGTAGGGTTTCGGCGTTAA
- a CDS encoding MogA/MoaB family molybdenum cofactor biosynthesis protein gives MQIQAGIITISDRASRGLYDDLGGPALKKAAASYGWQVLADALVPDEKRDIQRAIREHIARGCQLVLTTGGTGVALRDITPEAVREIALRELPGFGEVMRSESMKITKNAILSRNLAVVVDKSLVICLPGKPSGAVECLSFVIGAIPHCLEVLQEVPTSC, from the coding sequence ATGCAAATTCAAGCTGGCATCATCACCATTTCCGACCGTGCATCCCGCGGCCTTTACGACGACCTTGGCGGCCCCGCATTGAAAAAAGCCGCCGCAAGCTACGGCTGGCAAGTCCTGGCCGACGCCCTCGTCCCCGACGAAAAGCGCGACATCCAGCGCGCCATTCGCGAGCACATCGCGCGCGGCTGCCAGCTCGTCCTCACCACCGGCGGCACCGGCGTCGCCTTGCGTGACATCACTCCCGAAGCCGTCCGCGAAATCGCTCTCCGCGAACTGCCCGGCTTCGGCGAAGTCATGCGCAGCGAATCCATGAAGATCACCAAAAACGCCATCCTCTCCCGCAACCTCGCCGTCGTCGTGGACAAGTCTCTCGTAATATGTTTGCCCGGCAAACCCAGCGGCGCCGTCGAGTGCCTCAGCTTCGTCATCGGCGCGATTCCCCATTGCCTCGAAGTCTTGCAAGAAGTCCCAACCAGTTGCTGA